A portion of the Phoenix dactylifera cultivar Barhee BC4 unplaced genomic scaffold, palm_55x_up_171113_PBpolish2nd_filt_p 000450F, whole genome shotgun sequence genome contains these proteins:
- the LOC103697576 gene encoding oleosin 18 kDa-like has product MAEHRPEGLKGFLPKKAPSKSQVLAVVAVLPIVGLLLLLSGVTLTASVVGLAVATPLFLLFSPVLVPAAIAIGLAVTGFLASGAFGLTGVSSLSCFIEHARRVVSKAPEQLELTRQWMAEAAGQVGQRTKEAS; this is encoded by the coding sequence ATGGCCGAGCACCGCCCCGAAGGCCTGAAGGGATTCCTCCCCAAGAAGGCCCCGTCTAAGTCCCAGGTGCTCGCCGTGGTCGCCGTCTTGCCCATCGTtggcctcctccttctcctctctggGGTGACGCTGACTGCCAGCGTCGTCGGCCTCGCCGTCGCCACCccactcttcctcctcttcagtcCAGTGCTGGTCCCAGCGGCGATCGCCATCGGGCTCGCCGTCACTGGCTTCCTGGCCTCGGGCGCATTCGGCCTCACGGGTGTGTCGTCGCTCTCGTGCTTCATAGAGCACGCCCGGAGGGTCGTGTCGAAGGCGCCGGAGCAGCTGGAGCTGACGCGGCAGTGGATGGCGGAGGCCGCGGGGCAGGTCGGGCAGCGGACCAAGGAAGCCTCCTAG
- the LOC108510764 gene encoding uncharacterized mitochondrial protein AtMg00810-like, translated as MTRELIMKQHNEKEESKRRKTISLNSVTQEELESKDFEDVEVFVNDIILAGNDLEEINALKSALDQQFKIKDLEALNFFLDLEVARSTEGILVCQRKFALKILEDVGFTGARVAKTLMEQNVKLDRSSGELLDDPLGYRRLVGRFLYLTITRPDVSFDVQVREPHLDAAHIILRYIKGTPAQGIFFPVSNDLHLKVFSDSDWDCPDTRRSIIGYCAFLGNALLS; from the exons ATGACACGTGAGCTGATTATGAAGCAGCACAATGAGAAAGAAGAATCAAAAAGGAGGAAGACCATATCTCTCAATTCAGTAACTCAAGAAGAATTGGAAAGTAAGGATTTTGAAGATGTTGAAG TATTTGTTAATGATATTATACTTGCTGGAAATGATTTAGAAGAAATCAATGCTCTAAAGTCTGCACTTGATCAACAATTCAAGATTAAGGACTTAGaagctttgaatttttttttggatttagaAGTAGCAAGGTCTACAGAAGGTATATTAGTCTGTCAAAGAAAATTTGCATTAAAAATACTTGAGGATGTTGGTTTTACTGGTGCAAGGGTTGCAAAAACTCTAATGGAGCAAAATGTGAAGCTTGACAGATCTTCTGGTGAATTGTTAGATGATCCTTTAGGATATAGACGATTAGTTGGAAGATTTCTTTATCTGACTATTACTAGACCTGATGTATCATTTGATGTTCAAGTAAGGGAGCCTCACTTAGATGCAGCTCACATAATCCTTAGATATATTAAGGGCACACCAGCACAAGGGATTTTCTTTCCAGTATCCAATGATCTTCATTTAAAGGTGTTCTCAGATTCAGATTGGGATTGCCCAGATACAAGGAGGTCAATAATAGGATATTGTGCATTTTTAGGAAATGCATTACTGTCTTGA
- the LOC103697577 gene encoding fasciclin-like arabinogalactan protein 14 yields the protein MASNPQTLLLIFPFLILSFVGAYNITQILEPYSSFSIFNNYLTQTKLADEINRHQTITVLVVDNSKMSVIFSYLNEILKHTMAIHVILDYYDINKLSHILHKSTLLTTLFLTSGIANNKLGILNVTNMPNDIVIFGSATPEAPLSSTFIKVVITKPYNISVLQMSNLIILPGIEGAKQASPLATLKKALALAPMAKPTNSTSHAPTTIEKSPASTPMEAPNMVDSPVAAPMDAPKAGALGAYDVPTTHFSASQNIVCGILGLLVGVIHLGAF from the coding sequence ATGGCCTCCAATCCCCAAACCCTCCTCCTCATCTTCCCCTTCCTCATCCTATCCTTTGTTGGGGCTTATAACATCACACAAATTCTCGAGCCATACTCTAGTTTTTCCATCTTCAACAACTATCTCACTCAGACCAAGCTTGCTGATGAGATCAACCGTCACCAAACAATCACTGTTCTTGTTGTTGACAACTCCAAAATGTCTGTTATCTTCTCATATCTTAACGAGATTCTTAAGCATACCATGGCCATCCATGTCATCCTCGACTATTATGACATAAATAAACTTAGCCACATTCTCCATAAAAGTACCCTCCTTACCACCCTCTTCCTAACCAGCGGCATCGCCAATAATAAACTAGGAATCTTGAATGTCACCAACATGCCTAACGATATTGTAATTTTTGGGTCAGCTACTCCAGAGGCTCCCCTTAGTTCCACCTTCATTAAGGTGGTCATAACAAAACCTTACAATATCTCAGTCCTTCAAATGTCCAATCTCATCATCCTACCTGGTATTGAGGGTGCAAAGCAAGCTTCACCACTTGCCACACTAAAGAAGGCTCTGGCTCTAGCACCAATGGCTAAACCAACAAACTCAACATCACATGCACCAACTACCATCGAGAAGTCACCAGCCAGCACTCCCATGGAAGCACCAAATATGGTTGATAGCCCTGTGGCTGCCCCAATGGATGCTCCAAAGGCAGGTGCACTAGGTGCATATGATGTACCAACAACCCATTTTTCAGCAAGCCAAAACATAGTCTGTGGAATCCTTGGGCTTCTTGTTGGCGTTATCCACTTGGGTGCTTTCTAA